AGATAAGCGGATGACACTACCCGCTGCTACTGAAAAGCTACAATTCAAACAATACTTTTTACCCCCTTTTATGACGTTGTAGAAGCAATAGAAAAATTGTTGAACTGTTAAATAAAAATTATTAGCTAAAAATGGAGGATCATTTATGAAAAGAGTGAACTTTTACTTCCGATTATTATTATCCATTGTTTTTGGGATAGTAATGCATGTAAACCTTTTTGCCAACCAAACCGATAGTCTCGAGTTGTATACCCCTTACACCAAAATATCGGTTTCGCCAGGTAAATCAGTAAGTTATTCTATCGATGTCATAAATAAGGGCACAACTACCCGAAATGAAGCTATTTCTGTTGCAGGCATGCCCTACAAATGGGATTACACTTTAACAGCAGGTGGCTACAATATCAGTAGGTTGGCGGTGTTGCCCGGCGAAAAGAAAAAAGTAGATTTAAAAATTGAGGTACCCTATCAGGTTCGAAAGGGAAACTATACTTTTTCGGTAAAAACCGGCGAAAATGTAAGTTTGCCCCTAGCTATCAGGGTTTCTTCGGCAGGCTCCAGCGAATCGGAACTAAGCTGCGACCAGCGCAACATGGAAGGAACTACCAAATCGAATTTTTCTTTTAAAACTGTGTTAAAAAACAAAACAGCAAATAAGCAGCAATATGCCTTAATGGCGAAAGTGCCACGAGGGTGGACTGCTGCTATAAAACCAAACTATAAACAGGCCACTTCAACCGAGGTTGATGCTAACGGAACAAAAGACATTACTTACGAGATAAAACCATCGAAAACCGCCAAAGCCGGAAGCTATAAAATTCCTGTTAAAGCAGTTGCCGGCTCCACTTCGGCAGAGCTGGAACTGGAGGTAGTAATTACCGGAACTTACGAGCTGAATTTTAGCACACCATCCGGGCTGTTAAGTGCAAAAGCAACGGCTGGCGAAGAAAAAAAAGTTGAATTGGTGGTCAATAATGCAGGCTCTTCAAATCTCGAAAACATTGTGCTATCGGCATCGAAACCAAGGAGTTGGGAAGCCACTTTTGAACCCGATACAATTTCATTGCTGGAGCCCGGGCAAACTAAAACAGTTTTTGCCACCATTAAAGCCGATAAAAAAGCAATACCCGGCGACTATGTTACAAAAATAACTGCACGCAACCCTGAGGTAAACGAAACCCTTTCTTTTCGGGTAATGGTAAAAACTCCGATGTTAATGGGGTGGATTGGGGTGTTTATTATTGTGGCAGCCATTGCAGTAGTAATTTATTTGTTTAAAAAGTATGGAAGGAGGTAAGCCGTGACAGATCCAATTATTCAACTTACCGGGGTAAGTAAAAAATACGGTGATTTTACGGCTGTTGATAATTTAAACCTTTCAGTTGCAAAAGGTGAAATATTTGGTTTGCTGGGCCCCAACGGAGCCGGAAAATCAACTAGTATTTTAATGATGCTTGGCCTTACCGAACCAAGTGCAGGCGAGGTAATGCTTGGAGGCATAAATGCAACAACAAACCCAATTGAGGTGAAAAAAAAGGTGGGCTACCTACCTGAAGATGTGGGGTTTTATACCGACCGAACAGGATTGGAGAATCTGGTGTTTACCGCTCGTTTAAACGGAATTAAAGCGGATGAAGCCAGGGCTAAAGCCAAAAGCCTGATGGAAAGAGTAGGGCTGAGTGATGAAATGAACAAAAAAACAGGCAAATATTCAAAAGGGATGCGGCAACGTTTGGGATTGGCTGATGTGCTGATTAAAAATCCCGAAGTTATTATTCTTGATGAACCAACTTCCGGTATCGATCCCAAAGGCGTTCAGGATTTTTTGAAGCTAATTGTGGAATTACGCAACGAACACCGGATAAGCGTATTGTTTTCGTCGCACAACCTGCACCAGGTACAACAGGTTTGCGACCGGGTGGGAATATTTGTTGACGGAAAGTTGCTGGCTGAAGGAAACATGGATGCACTCTCGAAAAAGCTATTTACCCACGGAATGTACCTTATTGAGCTGGGTATTGACAGGCAATCGGTTCCTGAAGAAACAGTTGCTGATGCAGCCTGGCTTTCTTCGGTGCTTAAACCGCTGAAAGGGGTACAAAACATCAGGCAGCAAAACGAGGTGTTTTTAATAGAGTGCGACAGCGACCTTTCGCCTGCAATTGCAAAAACAGTTGTGGCGAATAAGCTCGGATTAAATTTTCTGAACAGAAAAGAATATGGACTGGACGCTATTTATAACCGCTATTTTGAAGGAGGAATAAATAATGATTAGGACAACACATCGCTTAACAAATGCTTTTTGGGTACTGGTAAATAAAGAAATTGCCGACATTATCAGAAGTTGGAAATTTATAATTATGCTGGCGCTGGTGGTGTTAACCTGTATGGGCTCGTTGTATGCCGCATTAAGCGATTTTTCAGAAGTGGTAAAAGCCAGTAAAAGCGATGATGCTTTTTTCTTTCTGAAACTGTTTACCCACTCTGATGGCACCTTGCCCTCTTTTACGGTATTTGTGAGCTTTTTAGGCCCATTGTTAGGCATAAGTATGGGTTTCGACAGTATAAACCAGGAACAGAGCCGCGGAACGCTGAGCAGAATACTGGCACAACCTGTTTTTCGCGATTATGTTTTAAACGCCAAGTTTACAGCTGCATTGGTAGTATTAAGTATACTTTTTGCAGTACTTGGTTTACTGGTTCTTGGATTTGGACTTATCTTTATAGGTATCCCGCCAACTGCCGAAGAGTTTTTACGCATCGTGATTTTTTCCATGGTTACTACTTTGTATGTTGCTTTTTGGCTGAATCTGGCCATGCTATTTTCGGTAAAATTTAGCCAGGCAGCCACTTCGGCATTGGCGGGTATTTCCATCTGGTTATTTTTCTCCATTTTTTACCCCATTGTAGTTAATCTTATTGCCAAAGGCATTTCGCCCGAACGTTTTATTAACGAGAGTCATGTGGTTTATTTTCAGCGAATTATTCAAAATATAATGCGTTTAAATCCCGGGCAGCTATTTAACGATGCTACCACATCGTTGTTAATGCCCAGTGTGCGAAGTCTTGGCCCGCTCACGATGGAACAAATGAGTGGAGCCATTCCGGGGCCCTTGCCATTGGGGCAAAGCCTGCTGTTGGTTTGGCCCCAGGTAACAGCTTTAATTGCCGGAACGGTAACTTTTTTTGCCATAGCTTATACCTTGTTTATGCGGCGCGAAGTGCGCTCGAGATAATTAAATGAGTTAGACACTTAAAACAAATGGCATCCTGTTTATAAATAAAGGATGCCATTTTTATTTTTTTATTCAGACTTCAAGCGTATTGGGTTCGAAGTGCAACGATTTTGTTTTTCGCTTATTTAGTCTCCAATGTATTCTACCCAATCGTAATCGGCTTTTGCTGTTGCAACTTTACCGTTTCCTGTGGCATACAACCCGAAATAAACCCCGGTAAATCCGCCAACCGTTTCTGTACTCAGGTAACGACTGTCTACTTTTTCAATTTCCCGGTAATCGTTGTCACCCTGTGCATATAAAAAAGCATAAGTACTGGTTTCGCCTTGTATCCGAAGCTTTACAGGGCCGGGTTTTAGTGCCGTTTTTTCCGATTTATAGGTTAGCGAGCCAAATTTTAATTGAACCTGCAGGTAACGTTGTTCGGCTTCTCCGCTTACCATAAGGTTGAAATGCGTACCATTGTTTAGCAGAACTATCCCTGCTTCTTCGTTGGTGGAATTGGGATTAAATTCAAGTTGTGTGCTTACCGTAAAATTTAAGTCGGTGAGCCTTTTCCCTATAAACGTTGAGGAGTGTTGCGTTGAAATTGTTTGCGCATCGCCCTTTAAGCGCAAGTAACCCGGCCGTTCGGTAAGCGAGTAATTCGTTGAGTTTGGTAGCTGAATATAGTTCCACTCCAGGTCAAGTGTTTCGGTGTCAAAATTAATTTTTGAAGGCTTTTCGGCTTTTGTTTGCAGAGGCAGAGTGGGGCAGGTCATTTTTTCGGTAGCAGTGCCGTTGCCGTTAACCACAGGCCATCCGTTTTTGGGCCAGGTAACGGGAGCCAGACAGGTTTCGCGACCCAGTAAATGATGCACCGGATAAGAAATACTTCGGTATCCATGAAACAGAAGCCAAAACGATCCATCGTGTGCCTGCACCATATCGGCGTGGCCAACCCCCTGAATGGGATTGCCTTGTGCAGCAGCATTGGCATGTGCCAAAATAGGATTGGCAGGGTTAGTAATGTACGGGCCCCAAATGCTGTTGCTGCGCGCAATGGTAACGTGGTGCGCTTCTTCTGTTCCGCCTTCTGAAGCCATCAGGTAGTAATAGCCATCTTTTTTATAAATGTGCGGTCCTTCGGGGTAACGGCCACCGGTTCCGTGCCACACCTTTTTTCCTTCGTTTAGTACCTTGCCTGTTTTCAGGTCAATTTCATACAGTTTAAATTCACTTGAAATAATGTAGCTTCTCCCATCTTCATCCCAAAACAAATCGGGATCAATTCCGCCAACTTCAATAAACACCGGATCGCTCCAGGGGCCGGCCGGATTGGTTGCGGTTACATAAAAATTACCACGTGGTTCGCCAAACGATGTGGTTATCATGTAAAAAGTTCCTTCGTGGTAACGAATGGTAGCTGCAAAAATATTCAGGCTTTTGTTTAGCTGCTCTTTGCGGTGAATACAGTGCCCGATTTGTTCCCAGTTTACCAAATCGTTGCTGTGAAACACGGGCACTCCCGGATAATACTCAAAAGTGCTGGTGATGAGGTAATAATCGTTGCCAACCCGGCAAACACTGGGGTCGGAGTAAAAGCCCGGAATAACAGGATTGTGATAGGTTACCCTGGCATCGGGCTCGTTTTGAGTCACAAAGGGGTTGGCCAACTCCTGTGCAAACAAGGGTAAACTATTCAATAGTACCGCAAGAAAAAATGAATGTTTTAACAGCTTAGTCGGTATCCATTTCATGATTTAAAGTTTTAGTAATTAAGTTGGTTAAGTGTTATAAAATTAACGATCTGATTAATCCTGAAGCAGTCGTTTTGTTCTGTAAATATAGTACAAATGACAATAAGCAGCCTGGTAAATGATCACATCTTTTACCAACAAAAAAAGGAAGCATTGGCTTCCTTTTTTGTTTTTTATTCTGGTTATTGCTTATTGTAACTGTACTAAAACCACCGATTTAGAAGGTAGTTCGACAGAGAGTTTGCCGTTTTTGGGTTTGGCAACATTAAATATTTTAATAGAAACCAGCTCGTCTTTGCCAAAATCATTATAATCTGATATGTTTTCAGCAGTAATTATTTGGGCACCGGCTAATTTTAAATCTGTATCTAAAACGCAATCTACTGTTAATGCTTTATTCGGATTTGCATTGGTTAAAGTAATGCTTGTTATACCATCTTTTTTTGAAGCAGATGCCGTTAAGGCAGGAATTGATTGACCGTTAAATTCATATTTTTCGCTCTCTATTTCAAGAGGAATAAGTGTGGCATCCTGATGCACATTGTACATTTTAAACACATGATAGGTAGGTGTTTTAACCATTTGAGCACCTTTAGTAAGTATAACCGATTGTAAAACATTCACAATCTGGGCAATGTTTGCCATGCTGATTCTGTCGGCATGTTTGTTAAAAATATTCAGATTAATGCCGGCAACCAAGGCATCGCGCAAGGTATTTTGTTGCTGCAGAAAGCCATCTTTTGTACCCGGTAGTTTATCGTACCAGGTTCCCCATTCATCAACGATTAGTTTCACTTTTCCTTCCGGATCGTATTGGTCCATAATCTCCAGGTGGTCGTTAATATAGTCTTCAATAAACAGGGTGTTGTAAAGCGTTTTAAAATACATTTCTTCACCAAAATCAATGGAAGAACCTTTGCTGCCCGACCAACTTCCGGTGGGAAGGGTGTAGTAATGTAACGACACGCCCTGGGTTAAATACATTTTTCCTTTTAATCCGGCCATAATCTTTTCGGTCCAGTTTTTATCACCTCCCGATGGGCCACAGATTACGCGTTGTAAATCGTTTCCTTTAACGTAGCACGCAAAATTACGGTAAACATTGGCATAATATTCGGGGGTCATTTCGCCACCACAGCCCCAGTTTTCGTTTCCAATACCCCAAAATTTTACATCCCAGGGGTCCTCACGGCCATTTTCTTTTCGCAATTCTGTCATGGGGCTTTCGTTGCTCGATGTAACGTATTCCACCCATTCGGCTGCTTCCTGCACGGTACCCGAGCCAACATTTATGCTTAGGTAGGGCTCGGTATCAATTAATTCACAAAAATCTAAAAATTCATGGGTGCCAAAGCT
Above is a genomic segment from uncultured Draconibacterium sp. containing:
- a CDS encoding NEW3 domain-containing protein, encoding MKRVNFYFRLLLSIVFGIVMHVNLFANQTDSLELYTPYTKISVSPGKSVSYSIDVINKGTTTRNEAISVAGMPYKWDYTLTAGGYNISRLAVLPGEKKKVDLKIEVPYQVRKGNYTFSVKTGENVSLPLAIRVSSAGSSESELSCDQRNMEGTTKSNFSFKTVLKNKTANKQQYALMAKVPRGWTAAIKPNYKQATSTEVDANGTKDITYEIKPSKTAKAGSYKIPVKAVAGSTSAELELEVVITGTYELNFSTPSGLLSAKATAGEEKKVELVVNNAGSSNLENIVLSASKPRSWEATFEPDTISLLEPGQTKTVFATIKADKKAIPGDYVTKITARNPEVNETLSFRVMVKTPMLMGWIGVFIIVAAIAVVIYLFKKYGRR
- a CDS encoding ABC transporter ATP-binding protein, encoding MTDPIIQLTGVSKKYGDFTAVDNLNLSVAKGEIFGLLGPNGAGKSTSILMMLGLTEPSAGEVMLGGINATTNPIEVKKKVGYLPEDVGFYTDRTGLENLVFTARLNGIKADEARAKAKSLMERVGLSDEMNKKTGKYSKGMRQRLGLADVLIKNPEVIILDEPTSGIDPKGVQDFLKLIVELRNEHRISVLFSSHNLHQVQQVCDRVGIFVDGKLLAEGNMDALSKKLFTHGMYLIELGIDRQSVPEETVADAAWLSSVLKPLKGVQNIRQQNEVFLIECDSDLSPAIAKTVVANKLGLNFLNRKEYGLDAIYNRYFEGGINND
- a CDS encoding ABC transporter permease subunit codes for the protein MIRTTHRLTNAFWVLVNKEIADIIRSWKFIIMLALVVLTCMGSLYAALSDFSEVVKASKSDDAFFFLKLFTHSDGTLPSFTVFVSFLGPLLGISMGFDSINQEQSRGTLSRILAQPVFRDYVLNAKFTAALVVLSILFAVLGLLVLGFGLIFIGIPPTAEEFLRIVIFSMVTTLYVAFWLNLAMLFSVKFSQAATSALAGISIWLFFSIFYPIVVNLIAKGISPERFINESHVVYFQRIIQNIMRLNPGQLFNDATTSLLMPSVRSLGPLTMEQMSGAIPGPLPLGQSLLLVWPQVTALIAGTVTFFAIAYTLFMRREVRSR
- a CDS encoding glycoside hydrolase family 43 protein, coding for MKWIPTKLLKHSFFLAVLLNSLPLFAQELANPFVTQNEPDARVTYHNPVIPGFYSDPSVCRVGNDYYLITSTFEYYPGVPVFHSNDLVNWEQIGHCIHRKEQLNKSLNIFAATIRYHEGTFYMITTSFGEPRGNFYVTATNPAGPWSDPVFIEVGGIDPDLFWDEDGRSYIISSEFKLYEIDLKTGKVLNEGKKVWHGTGGRYPEGPHIYKKDGYYYLMASEGGTEEAHHVTIARSNSIWGPYITNPANPILAHANAAAQGNPIQGVGHADMVQAHDGSFWLLFHGYRSISYPVHHLLGRETCLAPVTWPKNGWPVVNGNGTATEKMTCPTLPLQTKAEKPSKINFDTETLDLEWNYIQLPNSTNYSLTERPGYLRLKGDAQTISTQHSSTFIGKRLTDLNFTVSTQLEFNPNSTNEEAGIVLLNNGTHFNLMVSGEAEQRYLQVQLKFGSLTYKSEKTALKPGPVKLRIQGETSTYAFLYAQGDNDYREIEKVDSRYLSTETVGGFTGVYFGLYATGNGKVATAKADYDWVEYIGD
- a CDS encoding alpha-L-arabinofuranosidase C-terminal domain-containing protein; amino-acid sequence: MLKVKITFSAFLLLTASFSFAQNTLVLHSGQAKTKINKEIYGHFSEHLGTCIYEGIYVGEDSDIPNIDGYRIDVVDAFKELKVPVLRWPGGCFADTYHWKDGIGPKEERPSIVNVHWGGVTEDNSFGTHEFLDFCELIDTEPYLSINVGSGTVQEAAEWVEYVTSSNESPMTELRKENGREDPWDVKFWGIGNENWGCGGEMTPEYYANVYRNFACYVKGNDLQRVICGPSGGDKNWTEKIMAGLKGKMYLTQGVSLHYYTLPTGSWSGSKGSSIDFGEEMYFKTLYNTLFIEDYINDHLEIMDQYDPEGKVKLIVDEWGTWYDKLPGTKDGFLQQQNTLRDALVAGINLNIFNKHADRISMANIAQIVNVLQSVILTKGAQMVKTPTYHVFKMYNVHQDATLIPLEIESEKYEFNGQSIPALTASASKKDGITSITLTNANPNKALTVDCVLDTDLKLAGAQIITAENISDYNDFGKDELVSIKIFNVAKPKNGKLSVELPSKSVVLVQLQ